In the genome of Brevinematia bacterium, the window ACACCTTTTCACCTTTTGTAGGATTTAGAGGAGGCAAGGGAGTTGCTACTTCTCTTGGAGTTTTCATAGTCTTAACACCAGTTGGAACCTTGGTAGGAGTTGTAGTATTTCTAATATCTTTGCTCATCTTTAGAATTGTATCAATAAGTTCAATCATTTCTTCAATTTCTGTATTCTCCTATCTTCTTGTGTCACTCATTGTTCAGGGGGAGATATTTAAAAACCTTTTACTGCTATTTACAGCTTTTGCGGTTATGCTACTGATAATTGTAAAACATATCCCTAACATTAGGAGATTGGTTAAAGGTGAGGAGAGAAGAATAGTATGAAAGTCATAGAGAAGCCAGACATAATTCAGAGGGAGATGATAAACTTGAAAAAGGAAGGTAAAAGTATTGGTTTTGTGCCGACTATGGGAGCATTACACGAAGGTCACCTATCTTTAGTAAGAAAAAGCAAAAGAGATAATAATATAACTGTTGTAAGTATATTTGTTAATCCTATTCAGTTTGGGCCTAGTGAGGATTTTGCGAGGTATCCTAGACAGCTAGATAAAGATAAGGAATTGCTTGAGAATGAAGGAGTTGATTACCTTTTCTGTCCATCAGTTGAGGATATGTATCCTAAAAACTACGAAACCTATGTGAATCTAGAGTCACTTCCGAACCACCTATGTGGACTCTCAAGACCTGGGCATTTTAGGGGAGTAGCAACTGTAGTTACTAAACTTTTTAACATAGTCCAACCCGATAAAGCCTATTTTGGGCAAAAAGATTACCAGCAGGCTCAGATAATTAAAAGAATGGCCAGAGATCTCAATTTCCCGATAGAAATAGTAGTTATGCCGATAGTTAGAGAACAGGACGGCCTTGCTATGAGTTCAAGAAACTCTTATCTATCACCCGAAGAGAGAAAAAATGCAGTTGTTCTATATAAGTCCCTTCAAAAGGCTAAAGAACTGATAAAAAATGGAGAAAGAGATGTATCCAAAATTAAACAGAAGATGAAGGAAATTATAGAATCAGTGCCCTCAAAGATTGATTACGTAGAAGTCGTCAATCCAGAAACCCTAGAGTCCTTGGATACCATACCCAAGGAAGGTGAAGTTGTAGTTGCAGTTGCAGTCTTTATAGGAAGCGCAAGATTAATAGATAACGAGATTGTTAAGATTTAGGGTACTCTAATTCCTACCTGACTTCTTACTCAAAACTCCTAGACTTACAGCAATCAAAAGTCCCAACTGAAACAGAAAAAGCCCTACCACTATCACCATTATCTTCAGTGAGTTTGCATTATCTAGCTCAGTTTTTCGCAATGTGTTTCTCTTTGCGTCGTCAAATCTAAAGATGTACTCATTTTCCTTAATGTTTATTCCAAATCCCTTAACTATTGAGTCAAGGTATTCCCGATCATTTTTCAACATCTCAATCCGTTTTTGCTTTTCTAAGTTGGAAAGCTCTAAGTCTCTAACTTGCTTTTTTAGATCCTCAACCCTCCTTTCTTTTTTCAAAGAATCCAGTATCCCACCTTTGGAGAAAATCAAAGAGAAAATAAAAGCTACTGTTGTCAAAAATAGGATAGCTAACAAAATCATAAGAGCTTTTTCTTCTTTCATACCTAAAGTTTCGGAAGAACATCAATCAGCGTTAGTTAGTAGCTTGCATCAAATATTGAAGAGCTTGCTAGAGAGTTTTTACTTTTAGCAGAGGTAAGAAGATCGCAAGTTTAGACCCATATGAGAATTCACAGGATAGGGATTACTTATATACT includes:
- the panC gene encoding pantoate--beta-alanine ligase — encoded protein: MKVIEKPDIIQREMINLKKEGKSIGFVPTMGALHEGHLSLVRKSKRDNNITVVSIFVNPIQFGPSEDFARYPRQLDKDKELLENEGVDYLFCPSVEDMYPKNYETYVNLESLPNHLCGLSRPGHFRGVATVVTKLFNIVQPDKAYFGQKDYQQAQIIKRMARDLNFPIEIVVMPIVREQDGLAMSSRNSYLSPEERKNAVVLYKSLQKAKELIKNGERDVSKIKQKMKEIIESVPSKIDYVEVVNPETLESLDTIPKEGEVVVAVAVFIGSARLIDNEIVKI
- a CDS encoding septum formation initiator family protein, with product MKEEKALMILLAILFLTTVAFIFSLIFSKGGILDSLKKERRVEDLKKQVRDLELSNLEKQKRIEMLKNDREYLDSIVKGFGINIKENEYIFRFDDAKRNTLRKTELDNANSLKIMVIVVGLFLFQLGLLIAVSLGVLSKKSGRN
- the plsY gene encoding glycerol-3-phosphate 1-O-acyltransferase PlsY — its product is MWDIVFLLVSFLLGSIPFGKIVASFKGKDITKEGSGNIGATNVFRTVGKVWGIVVLILDALKGGVPTFVTLWLYKNNILPFYLPEVYVFAGVSAILGHTFSPFVGFRGGKGVATSLGVFIVLTPVGTLVGVVVFLISLLIFRIVSISSIISSISVFSYLLVSLIVQGEIFKNLLLLFTAFAVMLLIIVKHIPNIRRLVKGEERRIV